Proteins encoded by one window of Engraulis encrasicolus isolate BLACKSEA-1 chromosome 21, IST_EnEncr_1.0, whole genome shotgun sequence:
- the LOC134437583 gene encoding glycoprotein hormone beta-5-like: MWTGSPRVSPLAHLLLVTALGVSVVVAKLHTFRGCAVRDFSFMAHKPGCRGLRIQTEACWGRCHTWEKPLPEHPYIQRHHRVCTYSRMRHLTARLPGCQPNVSPLYHYPHALQCDCSVCSSLHTECQTF, translated from the exons ATGTGGACAGGTTCGCCCAGAGTTTCTCCACTCGCTCATCTGCTCCTGGTCACTGCGCTGGGGGTGTCCGTCGTTGTGGCGAAACTGCACACTTTTCGTGGTTGCGCCGTGCGCGACTTCTCCTTCATGGCGCACAAGCCTGGCTGCAGGGGACTGCGCATACAGACAGAAGCGTGCTGGGGAAGATGCCACACCTGGGAG AAGCCTCTGCCGGAGCATCCTTACATCCAGCGCCATCACCGAGTATGCACCTACAGCCGCATGCGCCACCTGACAGCCAGACTCCCTGGCTGCCAGCCCAATGTCTCGCCTCTCTACCACTACCCACACGCGCTGCAGTGTGACTGCTCCGTCTGCTCCTCGCTCCACACCGAGTGCCAGACCTTCTGA